A section of the Nitrospira sp. genome encodes:
- the traT gene encoding complement resistance protein TraT — TDADRIARLMPGGLAGMGVMPMGGGMPDMNAMMAQAMAMSGGRGGFGGMQMPQAPKEEGVIYLCVADVQITDRKLGKPLGRPADMTGAATDRKGDGSLPKVQQMRTVGHVRQKDLDIPEATPIIQEKISTGIAGLF, encoded by the coding sequence CGACCGACGCCGATCGAATCGCGCGACTGATGCCCGGCGGGCTGGCGGGCATGGGTGTCATGCCGATGGGCGGCGGGATGCCGGATATGAATGCGATGATGGCTCAGGCCATGGCCATGAGCGGCGGACGAGGCGGTTTCGGCGGCATGCAGATGCCGCAAGCTCCGAAAGAAGAGGGCGTGATCTATCTCTGTGTGGCCGATGTACAGATTACCGATCGGAAGTTGGGCAAGCCCTTAGGGCGACCCGCCGACATGACGGGCGCAGCCACCGACCGGAAGGGTGACGGCTCCCTACCCAAAGTACAACAGATGCGGACGGTGGGCCACGTCCGGCAAAAAGATCTGGACATTCCTGAAGCCACGCCGATCATTCAAGAAAAGATTTCGACCGGGATCGCCGGGCTCTTTTAG